In Rhodamnia argentea isolate NSW1041297 chromosome 1, ASM2092103v1, whole genome shotgun sequence, the genomic window TTTGAATTGGTATGGGACTCTTCTATTTATAGACATTTTTAAGGTGTTTTGTCCGGATGATTAATTCTAAGTAGAGTTTAAGTTCGAGTGGGAAACACGCATGGGCATGAGTTTGCACGCACGGGTCCACTTGGTGGGATCCCTCTCCGCCTTGTGAATTCTGATTCCTTtcaaataaagaacaaaaaaaaattaaaaaaaagacaagatacTTGTACATTATACGAGTCTAGACACATGCCACATGTCCACGGATGCGGTTGAAATTAGAAGTTGTTATTTGCCTTTCAAGGCTTTATTTATGAGTTCTCTTGAAAcactagacaaaaaaaattattgatgcaCTTTcgaagattttcaaaagtgccTTCCAAGAGAAAATATATCACGCTTTTTTTAACAAGTTCCCTAAAGGGGGAGAGAAGTAGTGTATCAATATTTGCTCTACACGGACACGATTGCCATCAACTTGGTTGCCCTAGTTGTGAAGGATTCGCGCCGCTTTCGTGAGATTATAACTTTGATTCACGTTATGAGCAAgcatttaacaattttttctatGTTGCTTAGTTATCACCTGATTCATGTGGAGAGACTACTTGACTGCTAACATCTTGGTGAAGTTGCAATGACGGGCTTGCGAACCAATAAATCTTCAGATCGCAAGTAGAATGGAATAGTTCTGTCTCAGAAAGTTAAGGTGAGGGAGTGAATGTTGTTGAGCACGATTTGAGCGCAAAAGAGTTGCACTAGTTCTAAATGACCATTGCCCACGAAGCTTCCGATCCCCATTAACTAAAGTACTAAAGCGAATGCGCACAATGAAcatgaattgcttgattctatgagtctttctttccctttctttccttctcgTCATCAATACTTTGTCTCCACGCCTTCCCGAAGCACATCATCTTCGATCACCTTTCGTTAACACCTTCACAATCAATACTTCTCAAAACTACTCATCTAAGACATCAAAGGGAGCgcgcgagagggagagatgacAGACTGGGGACCGGTGTTCGTGGCGACGGTGCTGTTCATCCTCCTGACTCCCGGGATGTTGATCCAAATTCCAGGCTGGAGACGGTATGTCGACTTCGGCAATTTTCAAACTTCCGGGGCCTCAATACTTGTCCACTCTATCCTCTACTTGGCTTTCATGTGCATCTTCTTGATAGCAATTCGCGTGCACATGTACATCGGCTACTAAGGGTTCATGATAGATAAATTGTTGTTGCGGGTTCATGACAGATAAATTGTTGTTGCTTTTCTAAGTTACGCGTTGTTTCAGgtgttgcatttttttttttttaatgattgtaGAATCAAATTGATGTGTATCAACGAACCCAGACGCAAGAATCTTAGGTTTTCCTCTGAATTGTAATCTCATTACCtatcaaaaatttgaataatgtTTGTTCTCATATCCAGAAATTCTAAGGCAATGCTACTCAAAATTATGGTTTTACAACGGCCGTGCATGGTTCTATGTTTGGaacgaatttttttcattacttcgttgtgattgcATCGCCTCGATCCTCGCCTAAGTAATTAATCAACTGTTAATTAAGAAGCACCgacttaaagaagaaaaagtccGATAGAAAttaattagaaattaaaaatataaagcTCGGGCCTTTCTCGAGCTCTTCGATTTCCTGGGGCTTCTCTTCTGTTGCATCTTTCAAAATGAGTGGGTCTGAAAGGCCACCGGAGTCAAATCGCTAAAGACAGAATTGTGCCATGCAATTTCCTCTTCAGATTGGAtggtttcgcaaaaaataaaattttcattgtccatgaaaatatctatacataaattattgttcataataaaatatcttatattaactaattatttcaagtgattcaTTTAAAACAAATGCATGGGAGTGTGATAAAGTCTTCCTGGACTTTTACTCCCTAGATATTAAGTAAATTCACCTAAGCACGAAAAAAAATCCTACATTACACATTCcagtctctctcttccctcctccgCCCCCACACCATCACGCTGCCAGCCTCGCTGCCACCGTCGTACTCGTGCCCTCCCGTTCTAGTCGGTTCAGTCTTCTCTTGTTCCCTACGACCCCTAAGTGAACGAGGAGCTCGGCCCTCCGGTGGTTGCGACCAAAGAGGTCTCGACATGCCGTGCAAAATAGTGGCCCCAACCTAGGATCTGACGTGGAGGCCTTGCCTCTTCGCCCGTCAGCTGATTTGGCCACCGAGGGCGTAGGACAGAGGGATGGAGAGGTGGAGATGGAGGTCCGGAGTCCGGACTCGGCGGGGAGACAACCGCGGAAGGTAGAAATGaaagacggaaaaaaaaaaaaaaaggaaggggaaaTCGATATGTGCTTTAAATTTACACCCCACTTTGGAGGATCTCAATCGTTCTCCTTCGAAGTCGATACAAGTGCACCGGTGCAAACGCACCAGCTGAGTATGCATGGCGAATTGAATTCCAAAATTTGTTTGGGTAGGCTTTTGTAATCTACGTCAATGAATATGATGAAATTAATGTATTTAATGGGATAAATTCAAGTTACTATAGTTGCTAGCTACAACCATCGAATACTTCACCATTGATTTCGGGTCTTGAGCTAGAAAACTTGAAGCATTGCTTAGGGTGCGTTTATTATCGGCGTCCGCCGTTTGTGGTCGCCATATGTCAAGGAGGCAACCACCATTGCAATGGCCGCCTATCAAGGACTACCACCACGACGGTGGTCCTCATCCATTGTTGTCCACCCGATCAATCTCGCCTTTGAAGTTATTTCCGGATCGGCAGAGAcaatatattttcaaaactCATGCTTTAAAATATTAGGGATAATCGAATCGGAACCCAAGaacctaaatattttctttcttatattgGAACAAGAAATTGCAAGTTATAATTATAAGCATGAACATAATTGAGAATAgggaaaattataaacaaaatattgaagtgctctaattttctcaaataagagcttgaagtggattttgtttcaaagaatgcCCTAAAACGTCATCtctatttcaaagaagggcccgaCTAAAGGGCATCTtcgtcttttactttttaaaatcatttttcttttcttctttttttattttccttcttctttttctttttctttttcccatcttCTTCACCCTCCacaccatcttcttcatcctttcCCAGCAAACGCCGGCGTCAGGTGAGGGCCGCCCACGCCACCGTCGGGCAAGGGTAGCCCTCATCCTTTCCTAGGCGGGCAAGGTCGACATTGGGCGACCTTGCCCGACAGAAGCATGGGCAGCCCTCAGCTAAGGCCGACAATCATcgagggagagaaagaaaaagggaaaagaaaaaagaagatgaaaatgaaaatgaaaaaaggaaaagaaaaattaaaacagTAAAAGACGAACATGTCTTTCGGCCAtgctctttttgaaaaaaaaaattactttaagtctttatttaagaaaatcatagcactttaaatttttatttaaaattttttcttgaGAATATTGTGATAAGAAGCAACCGTggcaaaggaaaaataaataaataggaaaatgaaaaatgacggCACCGTCCGTCCATCCACCCCCCATCTTTACTcatccaaaaggaaaagaaaacttgTTCTGATTCCCGACGCACTCGCCCCTCCCTGCGTCCACCCAAAGCAATCCtccctccttccttcttccttttcacaCAGTTCCAGATTTCGTTTCCTCATCGCACCCTCCGACCGTCGCTGCCGACGCTTCTCCCGAAGATCCGGCCGCCGCGCAGAGCTCGTCGTGAATGGCTGACTGGGGCCCGGTGCTGATCGGGGTGGTGCTGTTCGTGCTGCTGCAGCCGGGGCTCCTGTTCCAATTGCCGGGGCACCACCGGATTCTGGACTGCGGGGGCATGAAGACCAACGGCAAGTCCATCGCCGTCCACaccctcatcttcttcacccTCTACACCATCCTCATCCTCGCCGTTCACGTCCATGTCTACGCCGGCTGATCTCGACTTGGTGATGAACagttccttccttctttctttctttcttttttttccttcctcgtTTCCGATTCTTCATTTCCAACTTCTGCTTTTTGGTGGGATGTTGAACCCGTGACCTGAATTCACGGCAGACGCCGGacggttttcttttccttttcaagaaatGTTATTGCTTTCTGGGTAACTGAGGTGCTTCGGCGAAGTCTTTTTTGGACAATGTGTAAAGAGCCGATGTAATCACAGCCGTCGGATTATTGACAAACCTTAACGGGTGTCACGTGATTGACGACTGTGATTAACGGTTGCGATTCAATACGTAGTGTGCAAATTCTTTTACCTTGTTGGTTGGCTTGTTGCCAATTGAATTATCTTGTGATAATGGGAAGTTTTACAAACTGATCTAAGCGATTATCTCACAGTTCTCCAATTATAGATCCTGaagctctcattttttttaaaaaatttcggaGGCAACGATCGATCTATCCGATTGATTAAGTTGTATCCGATATGTTTAATAGCTTAAGCGATTGGATCTTAGAATTTCAAGTTTAGGTTTCTTTCCAAACACGAAAAGTTGTGGGAACGAATTGTTGTTTTTGGGAGTAATCCAATTCCACCAAACAAGGTTCGGGAGTGAGCATATGTGGAAGCTGAATTAAATTTGTTTTGTTCGATTAGTGTTTGCGTCTTTTAAAGAAGGGGaaattacaacaacaaaaaaaaaaggggcatttTTTACTCTAGTTTTCATATCAAATGCTCTCCTCGTAATGATCATGTGACTATCTTAATCTAATTTGAGATTAAAATTCTATTTTtagcaaaaagaaataataaataattaaaatttattgtgGGATTTACTCTTTCATTAACACGTGGTCAACAACATGCCGTTATTTTCACAGTCACCTAGAGATTTCACAGTTATCATCCTCACTTTTTACAACGAATTTGAAGTTGCATCTTGCACCGAAACCTAATTTACCACAGTGCTATTTCGTTCCAATTACTCCCACACCGCAAAAATCCAAATCCACCGACAATGGTCACCACACAAGCTTGAGGCTAGATCGAGGTTACATGCAGCCATGACCGAGCTCTGCTACTCAGTTTACGAGCCTGTTATAGTGATGCAGCATTCAACGAAAATAACAACCAAATTCTTACTTAAGGGAGAAATCTCGGAAagtctgataaaaaaaaaaatgttcatccCTAAAAACAGTCATAAACACACATTTTATAGGATGTTAACCCTAATCTTAACCCTAGTAGGATTCCaaatatcaaaatccaaaattacaaagctgcctttaataaatcccgaaaatattaaaaaaaataggaaaaccatCTAGATATTTCcgaatcgccaaaatccattgttagtcacggccaaaggcAGTAAATATTGATCAAGACGCCGTTTCACCACAGCCAACCAAATTTGAGTCCGATCCAATGTCGTCGACCCGGTTTGCCGGTTCTTGGCACATCACCATTTCGCCTTTCAATTGGATTTCTGCCTGTCCAATCAATCCAAAAACGCTctactaatacattccgcatcaTATAGAGGTTCACGTCCATTGCAAGCTCAAGGTCAACCTTGCCAGCTTTCGGCCAAGCTCAACTAGGTTCGAAATTTACATTTTATTATGTCGACGAGGGTCTTATATATGGAGTGTATTCTCAAGTCTTATATAGTAAGGGACGTGTATTTTGTAACTCAGCAATTTGCCTCGTGGATAAGGTGGTTGAGAAAAGGCCAGCACGGTCACCTCTGTAAAAGCCGAAAATTCAGGACATATGGAGAGTGGAAATTCATTGATGGATAAAAATGGTGTAAGCCCTTTAATATCCGTCCTCTATTCATGGGCCGAAACTAGGGTTTTGATTCTGATTGGGCCAATTCAACTTAAAACCATGCATGCCCATAATGTAGCAATCAAGCGCAGCGGTAACTTTCTGTAGGTGAAGTCCATCTACAATGTCCTTAGCggagaaattggggaaaagtacactaaaagtgtcataacttttgtacggcgttcacttgagtatcataactttcaaaacgttcacttaagtgccataactttcaaaaatcgttcacttgagtgctacgtcggagcataatcgttcacttgaatgctacagtaacttttccggtgcgccatgtcggctttccggcgtgctacggtGACTTTCCGACGTACCaagtcagcttttccggcgcccacgtcaacatggcactcaagtgaacgatttttgaaagttatggcacttaagtgaacgttttgaaagttatggcactcaagtgaatgtcgtacaaaaattatggcacttctagtatacttttcccgagaAATTGTCATGCATGCCCATAACGTATCTTTTACACGAGAAAATTTACCCAAAGAAATAAGTTTTAAAT contains:
- the LOC115738935 gene encoding uncharacterized protein LOC115738935; amino-acid sequence: MTDWGPVFVATVLFILLTPGMLIQIPGWRRYVDFGNFQTSGASILVHSILYLAFMCIFLIAIRVHMYIGY
- the LOC115738936 gene encoding uncharacterized protein LOC115738936 yields the protein MADWGPVLIGVVLFVLLQPGLLFQLPGHHRILDCGGMKTNGKSIAVHTLIFFTLYTILILAVHVHVYAG